The Candidatus Delongbacteria bacterium genome has a window encoding:
- a CDS encoding PorV/PorQ family protein: MRYWKLVLALVLALALQQTALAQVKAGTAGAQFLKLSPSARGLSMADALLPLADDVSALYYNPGGLVQLSEGWHYSATHYALPVDVSQNWIGGAYSSPETGTAFGVALTWLRSGMMDVNTPELPNGTGQQFDWQDLALGASYAKRLTNKFSVGVTGKFVRESTYEYSANGWAADLGTYYDTGWRSMKMAMSITNFGPDMTFIDKPYPLPIMFKFGVSMDLMGKKDAEHFLHGAFEFGHPSDNVEQIDVGLEYAYKNQFFLRLGKKMNGVKQTEWEEYDPEVGYEYPLLSTDGLCLGAGFKWQKENWGNWTLDYAFAPSRYLETRNMITLSWTR; this comes from the coding sequence ATGAGGTATTGGAAGCTTGTCCTGGCCCTGGTCCTGGCCCTGGCGCTGCAACAGACGGCCCTGGCCCAGGTGAAGGCCGGAACCGCGGGCGCCCAGTTCCTGAAACTGAGCCCCTCGGCCCGCGGCCTGTCCATGGCGGACGCCCTGCTGCCCCTGGCCGACGACGTGAGTGCCCTGTATTACAACCCGGGTGGACTGGTGCAATTGAGCGAGGGCTGGCACTACAGCGCCACGCACTACGCCCTGCCCGTCGACGTGTCGCAGAACTGGATTGGCGGCGCCTATTCCTCCCCTGAGACGGGGACGGCCTTCGGCGTCGCCCTGACCTGGCTGCGCTCCGGCATGATGGACGTCAACACCCCCGAGCTGCCCAACGGCACGGGCCAGCAGTTCGATTGGCAGGATCTGGCCCTGGGCGCCTCCTACGCCAAGCGCCTGACCAACAAGTTCTCCGTCGGCGTGACGGGCAAGTTCGTGCGGGAAAGCACCTACGAATACAGCGCCAACGGCTGGGCGGCCGACCTGGGCACTTATTACGACACCGGCTGGCGAAGCATGAAGATGGCCATGAGCATCACGAACTTCGGGCCGGACATGACCTTCATCGACAAACCCTACCCCCTGCCCATCATGTTCAAGTTCGGCGTGTCCATGGACCTGATGGGCAAGAAGGACGCCGAGCACTTCCTGCACGGGGCCTTTGAATTCGGCCATCCCAGCGACAACGTGGAACAGATCGACGTGGGCCTCGAATACGCCTACAAGAATCAGTTCTTCCTGCGACTGGGCAAGAAGATGAACGGCGTGAAGCAGACGGAGTGGGAAGAGTACGATCCGGAGGTGGGCTACGAGTATCCGCTGCTCTCCACGGACGGCCTCTGCCTGGGTGCGGGCTTCAAGTGGCAGAAGGAGAACTGGGGCAACTGGACGCTGGATTACGCCTTCGCCCCGTCCCGCTACCTGGAAACCCGCAACATGATCACCCTTTCCTGGACGCGATAG
- a CDS encoding right-handed parallel beta-helix repeat-containing protein — protein MKKLLPWLLAALTLLLTACDSDDGSGTQEEQRLTRAFTTQIPAGPVSGTWTTAGSPYYVAGDVTVAAGQTLTIEPGVDVWMHDRSSLYVEGTLTARGQLGQPIRFLGYVADEDFGLWQGIVFRPGSDASQLSYCMVAFGAKFNNTDPEKNAGIVCNNASPTIEHCLVWMNQYNGITLMGSSLPRLRSNIVYENDGSGIAFDTSHVGNTTRVTNWMTDSLIARNNISANSSLPIRFTREFAFIQWFDGDSAQVDLNSPGVDVIALDENGDDIYRVNENNDRVDIYGNTIQDAMFDELSADFQAFNPCSPCIQSGYEAYDALGLDRSDMGLIVYAEAANEIRKRLKNPNLSAATYTVTCDAFSHDPVTMTGSHIQFAGYYGIRLDGGVNATNAVFEPTPERAGTGAAWKSLVINGNAGGTALIEGCQFTNGSESSFSGQDWITAGGMLELRNGAVAEVKNSGFSGATNYGVSAHGAGSMAWVDDCDFTGTGLSAVYFANQARGRVSNCDIRGCQSYGVFIYNTTYDCQIENSLIAAGSLYGIKLHAAPHVQILQNTIVDNAYGGIKLDTNSDPLIRYNLIAGNDYSVSPVATGIVGTQINPDPSLPYQDTNNPDVNVNWFSDNGGDDEAAMPDNWTVGACNNFTQVNLPADWTFSQTIANCEAGGTAQAIGWGQGQVSNPGPYLNSVGDLVMNEDESIELYLGAISFGGDNDFTYEALVDTTAITLTLTGGHLVIHPTANWFNVNAETGDSGPATLTVRATNSEGSDSETVSLSVRAVNDAPVLAPIATQTLAVGGTLVLTLAATDVEDDDLTYTAELVVVTGEDSGHSLTLSGTTLTLEPEATFTGELAVNITVVDGGDLRELRRETRGSFRVLVQ, from the coding sequence ATGAAAAAACTACTGCCTTGGCTGCTGGCGGCACTGACCCTGCTTCTGACGGCCTGCGACAGCGACGACGGGTCGGGCACCCAGGAAGAGCAGCGCCTGACGCGCGCCTTCACCACCCAGATCCCCGCCGGACCGGTGAGCGGAACCTGGACCACCGCGGGCTCGCCCTACTACGTGGCCGGCGATGTGACCGTCGCGGCGGGCCAGACCCTGACCATCGAACCGGGCGTGGACGTGTGGATGCACGACCGCAGCAGCCTCTATGTGGAAGGAACCCTGACGGCGCGCGGCCAGCTGGGTCAGCCCATCCGCTTCCTGGGCTACGTGGCCGACGAGGACTTCGGCCTCTGGCAGGGCATCGTCTTCCGGCCGGGCTCGGACGCCTCGCAGCTGAGCTACTGCATGGTGGCCTTCGGCGCCAAGTTCAACAACACGGATCCCGAGAAGAACGCGGGCATCGTCTGCAACAACGCCAGCCCCACCATCGAGCACTGCCTGGTCTGGATGAACCAGTACAACGGCATCACGCTGATGGGCTCGTCTCTGCCGCGTCTGCGTTCCAACATCGTCTACGAGAACGACGGCTCGGGCATCGCCTTCGACACCAGCCACGTGGGCAACACCACGCGCGTCACCAACTGGATGACGGACAGCCTGATCGCCCGCAACAACATCTCGGCCAACAGCTCGCTGCCCATCCGCTTCACGCGGGAGTTCGCCTTCATCCAGTGGTTTGACGGCGACAGCGCCCAGGTGGACCTGAACTCGCCGGGCGTGGACGTGATCGCCCTGGACGAGAACGGCGACGATATCTACCGGGTCAACGAGAACAACGACCGGGTGGACATCTACGGCAACACCATCCAGGACGCCATGTTCGACGAGCTGTCGGCGGACTTCCAGGCCTTCAACCCCTGCAGCCCCTGCATCCAGTCGGGTTACGAAGCCTACGACGCGCTGGGTCTGGACCGCTCGGACATGGGCCTGATCGTCTACGCCGAGGCGGCGAACGAAATCCGCAAGCGGCTGAAGAACCCCAACCTCAGCGCCGCCACCTACACGGTCACCTGCGACGCCTTCAGCCACGACCCCGTGACGATGACGGGCTCGCACATCCAGTTCGCCGGCTACTACGGCATCCGGCTGGACGGCGGCGTCAACGCCACCAACGCGGTCTTCGAGCCCACGCCGGAACGCGCCGGGACGGGTGCGGCCTGGAAGAGTCTGGTGATCAACGGCAACGCCGGCGGCACGGCCCTGATTGAGGGCTGCCAGTTCACCAACGGCTCGGAGAGCAGCTTCAGCGGGCAGGACTGGATCACGGCCGGCGGCATGTTGGAACTGCGCAACGGCGCGGTGGCCGAAGTCAAGAATTCGGGCTTCAGCGGAGCCACCAACTACGGCGTCTCGGCCCACGGGGCCGGCTCCATGGCCTGGGTGGACGACTGCGACTTCACGGGCACGGGCCTCTCCGCCGTCTACTTCGCCAACCAGGCCCGCGGCCGCGTCTCCAACTGCGACATCCGCGGCTGCCAGTCCTACGGCGTGTTCATCTACAACACGACCTACGACTGCCAGATCGAGAACAGCCTGATCGCCGCCGGGTCGCTCTACGGCATCAAGTTGCATGCGGCCCCCCACGTGCAGATCCTGCAGAACACCATCGTGGACAACGCCTACGGCGGCATCAAGCTGGACACCAACAGCGATCCGCTGATCCGCTACAACCTGATCGCGGGCAACGACTACAGCGTCAGCCCCGTGGCCACGGGCATCGTGGGCACCCAGATCAACCCGGATCCCAGCCTGCCCTACCAGGACACCAACAACCCGGACGTGAACGTCAACTGGTTCAGCGACAACGGCGGCGACGACGAAGCCGCCATGCCCGACAACTGGACCGTGGGCGCCTGCAACAACTTCACCCAGGTGAACCTGCCCGCCGACTGGACCTTCAGCCAGACCATCGCGAACTGCGAGGCCGGCGGCACGGCCCAGGCCATCGGCTGGGGTCAGGGTCAGGTGAGCAACCCTGGTCCCTACCTCAACAGCGTGGGCGACCTGGTCATGAACGAGGATGAGAGCATCGAGCTCTACCTGGGCGCGATCAGTTTCGGCGGGGACAACGACTTCACCTACGAAGCGCTGGTGGACACCACGGCCATCACCCTGACCTTGACGGGCGGCCATCTGGTGATCCACCCGACGGCCAACTGGTTCAACGTGAACGCCGAGACGGGCGACAGCGGACCGGCCACGCTGACGGTGCGCGCCACCAATTCCGAGGGCAGCGACAGCGAGACCGTCAGCCTGTCCGTGCGCGCCGTCAACGACGCACCGGTGCTGGCGCCCATCGCGACGCAGACCCTGGCCGTGGGCGGCACCCTGGTGCTGACCCTCGCCGCCACGGACGTGGAAGACGACGACCTGACCTACACCGCCGAACTGGTGGTCGTGACGGGTGAGGATTCCGGCCACAGCCTGACGCTGTCCGGCACCACCCTGACCCTCGAGCCCGAAGCAACCTTCACGGGTGAGCTGGCGGTGAACATCACGGTGGTGGACGGCGGCGACCTGCGCGAACTGCGCCGGGAGACGCGCGGCAGTTTCCGGGTTCTGGTCCAGTAG
- a CDS encoding UvrD-helicase domain-containing protein: MDLSGLNPAQQAAVQATDGPVLILAGAGSGKTRVLTSRIAWLLDKRLARPWEILALTFTNKAAKEMSERIAHLVDGSVRDMWVGTFHSIFARILRREAEALGYGRNFTIYDSDDQLKVVQDCMERLSLKNGQLNPKRVRGAISNAKNAMLDPETFATSDSGFIHEKLSDIYRDYAIQLKQSNAMDFDDLLLKPIDLFRAHPERLKVYQERFRFLLIDEYQDTNQAQFEVARLLAQEHANICVVGDDDQSIYGWRGADLRNILDFERTWPGTRIFKLEQNYRSTEVILEAAHAVVSRNQSRHPKQLWTQNGRGELIPLLVGEDESLEAALICRRILEHREQGGSLRDVALLYRTNAQSRALEEAFMRHGLRYQIVGGTRFYERREIKDLLAYLRLLVNSQDTVSLLRVINTPRRGIGDATIAQARAIFQREGLSFLDGVERFELIAELGRGAPGRLVEFGKLIHDLRSLMDSGKPTEVLELLLEQTRYIEHLEAEGPEGKARVENVRELQAALQHYEENSELGLAGFLEEVALVADVDGWDDKEDHVTLMTVHSAKGLEFPVVFVTGLEEGLFPLAGALDDPLQLEEERRLFYVAATRAMRRLFLCFARMRRRYGQAGGAMPSTFLDMIPEELLDRSQAGRLLGSGLRGSWRDAQASWQSDPHTKPGEPVRGGTPSWKPAPRVTPPPPPARPGFAGGELELDPGELPAPARKPARADGKLGADRERAALLNQYSPFRKAEPVRDPSSQLAEIADPADLFPGAKVLHETLGKGVIIHLTGFGGETRVSVRFESVGVKKLVARLAKLRLIG; encoded by the coding sequence ATGGATTTGAGCGGACTGAACCCGGCCCAGCAGGCGGCCGTCCAAGCCACGGACGGCCCGGTGTTGATCCTGGCGGGAGCGGGCAGCGGCAAGACGCGCGTCCTCACCAGCCGCATTGCCTGGCTGCTGGACAAGCGCCTGGCCCGGCCCTGGGAGATCCTGGCCCTCACCTTCACCAACAAGGCCGCCAAGGAGATGTCCGAGCGCATCGCCCACCTGGTGGACGGCTCGGTGCGCGACATGTGGGTGGGCACTTTCCACTCGATCTTCGCCCGCATCCTGCGGCGCGAAGCCGAGGCGCTGGGCTACGGGCGCAACTTCACCATCTATGATTCCGACGACCAGCTCAAGGTGGTGCAGGACTGCATGGAGCGCCTCTCGCTGAAGAACGGGCAGCTGAACCCCAAGCGCGTGCGCGGCGCCATCTCCAACGCCAAGAACGCCATGCTGGACCCCGAGACCTTCGCCACCAGCGACAGTGGCTTCATCCACGAGAAGCTGAGCGACATCTACCGCGACTACGCCATCCAGCTCAAGCAGTCCAACGCGATGGACTTCGACGACCTGCTGCTCAAGCCCATCGACCTGTTCCGGGCCCACCCGGAGCGGCTCAAGGTCTACCAGGAGCGCTTCCGCTTCCTGCTCATCGACGAGTACCAGGACACCAACCAGGCCCAGTTCGAAGTGGCGCGCCTGCTGGCCCAGGAGCACGCCAACATCTGCGTGGTGGGCGACGACGACCAATCCATCTACGGCTGGCGCGGGGCGGACCTGCGCAACATCCTCGACTTCGAGCGCACCTGGCCGGGCACGCGGATCTTCAAGCTCGAGCAGAACTACCGCTCCACCGAGGTCATCCTCGAGGCCGCCCACGCAGTGGTCTCGCGCAACCAGTCGCGCCATCCCAAGCAGCTCTGGACCCAGAACGGCCGCGGCGAATTGATTCCCCTGCTGGTGGGCGAGGACGAGTCGCTGGAGGCCGCGCTGATCTGCCGGCGCATCCTCGAGCATCGCGAGCAGGGCGGCTCCCTGCGCGACGTGGCCCTGCTCTACCGCACCAACGCCCAGTCCCGGGCGCTGGAAGAGGCCTTCATGCGCCACGGCCTGCGCTACCAGATCGTGGGCGGCACGCGCTTCTACGAGCGCCGCGAGATCAAGGACCTGCTGGCCTATCTGCGCCTGCTGGTCAACTCCCAGGACACGGTGAGCCTGCTGCGGGTGATCAACACGCCCCGCCGCGGCATCGGCGACGCCACCATCGCCCAGGCCCGCGCCATCTTCCAGCGCGAGGGGCTCTCCTTCCTGGACGGCGTGGAGCGCTTCGAGCTGATCGCCGAACTGGGGCGCGGCGCACCCGGGCGGCTGGTGGAGTTCGGCAAGCTGATCCACGACCTGCGCTCGCTGATGGATTCCGGCAAGCCCACCGAGGTGCTGGAACTGCTGCTGGAGCAGACGCGCTACATCGAACACCTGGAGGCCGAAGGTCCCGAGGGCAAGGCCCGGGTGGAGAACGTGCGCGAGTTGCAGGCGGCCCTGCAGCATTACGAGGAGAACAGCGAGTTGGGCCTGGCGGGCTTCCTGGAGGAGGTGGCGCTGGTCGCCGACGTGGACGGCTGGGACGACAAGGAGGACCACGTAACGCTGATGACCGTGCACAGCGCCAAGGGCCTGGAGTTTCCCGTGGTCTTCGTGACTGGTCTGGAAGAGGGGCTCTTCCCGCTGGCCGGCGCGCTGGATGATCCGCTGCAGCTGGAGGAGGAGCGCCGCCTGTTCTACGTGGCGGCCACGCGCGCCATGCGCCGGCTCTTCCTCTGCTTCGCGCGGATGCGGCGCCGCTACGGACAGGCTGGCGGCGCCATGCCCAGCACCTTCCTGGACATGATTCCCGAGGAGCTGCTGGACCGCTCCCAGGCTGGCCGCCTGCTGGGTTCCGGCCTGCGCGGCAGTTGGCGTGACGCCCAGGCGAGCTGGCAGAGCGATCCGCACACCAAGCCCGGTGAACCCGTCCGCGGCGGCACGCCCAGCTGGAAGCCCGCGCCGCGCGTGACCCCGCCGCCCCCGCCCGCCCGACCGGGCTTCGCCGGCGGCGAGCTGGAACTGGATCCCGGCGAGCTGCCGGCGCCCGCCCGCAAGCCGGCCCGGGCGGACGGCAAACTGGGCGCCGACCGCGAGCGCGCGGCCCTGCTCAACCAGTACAGCCCCTTCCGCAAGGCCGAACCCGTGCGCGATCCGTCCTCGCAGCTGGCCGAGATCGCGGACCCCGCGGACCTCTTCCCGGGCGCCAAGGTGCTGCACGAAACCCTGGGCAAGGGCGTGATCATCCACCTGACTGGCTTCGGCGGCGAGACCCGGGTCAGCGTGCGCTTCGAGTCCGTGGGCGTGAAAAAGTTGGTGGCCCGGCTGGCGAAGTTGCGGCTCATCGGCTAG
- the mltG gene encoding endolytic transglycosylase MltG has protein sequence MSADTPNDSPGPSRRPRPPRRRPRRSAKDGGHRPEGNGTPTPAPGARADNLRPGDSRRGSSEGAPRSPRGEGGDTRHDRRPGPRKREGKALEGGRTHPQPQDRPDSRPTAQAHSRQERLDAELRTVPDLGPVLPAPAEQPTQLPHAPLRFRRPIFWVALALALLLLGLGKGWAWLARDPGWAGERVVAKLLVRPGMTLRQVADELHGLHLLDKPVRLLFAARLLGGDRAIQVGAFILDSGMSPKAMLRQLLVFSVPMLKVRIPEGGRTADVVGLLAREAGRDSLLMMQLVRDTSFVRLLGLKVPDLDGLLFPDTYFLSPADDERAILFKAVARFQKVLDDLAGPGAQDSLDLRRIATLASIVQAEYQLSGEADTIAAVYLNRLKVDMKLQADPTVQYLLPKSRRLYLKDLTIDSPYNTYRYTGLPPGPIGSPGKVALAAVLNPARCDYLYFVSRGDGSHDFSVSYGEHLRARQALDALRARLDAGELADSASQLESAARLEQAAAARDSGLGRRTP, from the coding sequence GTGAGCGCCGACACTCCCAACGATTCCCCTGGACCCTCCCGCCGCCCGCGCCCGCCCCGGCGCCGGCCCCGCCGAAGTGCCAAGGATGGCGGCCATCGGCCGGAGGGCAACGGCACGCCCACCCCGGCTCCCGGCGCGCGGGCGGACAACCTGCGCCCGGGCGATTCCCGTCGCGGTTCGTCTGAAGGCGCTCCGCGCTCTCCGCGTGGGGAAGGTGGCGACACGCGCCACGACCGCCGCCCGGGTCCGCGCAAGCGCGAAGGCAAGGCGCTGGAGGGCGGGCGGACCCATCCCCAGCCCCAGGATCGCCCGGACAGCCGGCCCACGGCCCAGGCCCACAGTCGGCAAGAGCGCCTGGACGCCGAACTGCGCACCGTGCCCGACCTAGGTCCCGTCCTGCCGGCGCCGGCGGAACAGCCCACGCAGCTCCCGCACGCCCCGCTGCGCTTCCGTCGCCCGATCTTCTGGGTCGCGCTGGCCTTGGCCCTGCTGCTGCTGGGCCTGGGCAAGGGCTGGGCCTGGCTGGCCCGGGATCCGGGCTGGGCGGGCGAGCGCGTGGTGGCCAAGCTGCTGGTCCGGCCGGGCATGACCCTGCGTCAGGTGGCCGACGAACTGCACGGCCTGCACCTGTTGGACAAACCCGTCCGCCTGCTGTTCGCGGCCCGCCTGCTGGGGGGGGATCGCGCCATCCAGGTGGGCGCCTTCATCCTGGACAGCGGGATGTCGCCCAAGGCCATGCTCCGTCAGCTGCTGGTCTTCTCCGTGCCCATGCTCAAGGTGCGCATCCCCGAAGGCGGCCGCACCGCCGACGTGGTGGGCCTGTTGGCCCGGGAGGCCGGGCGCGACAGCCTGCTGATGATGCAGCTGGTGCGTGACACGAGTTTCGTGCGCCTGCTGGGTCTCAAGGTGCCGGACCTGGACGGCCTGCTCTTCCCCGACACCTACTTCCTGAGCCCGGCGGACGACGAGCGCGCCATCCTCTTCAAGGCCGTCGCGCGTTTCCAGAAAGTGCTGGACGACCTAGCGGGTCCGGGCGCCCAGGACAGCCTGGATCTGCGGCGCATCGCCACGCTAGCCTCCATCGTCCAGGCGGAGTATCAACTCTCGGGCGAGGCCGACACCATCGCGGCCGTCTACCTCAACCGCCTGAAGGTGGACATGAAGCTGCAGGCCGACCCCACGGTGCAGTACCTGCTGCCCAAGAGCCGGCGCCTGTACCTGAAGGACCTGACCATCGACTCGCCCTACAACACCTACCGCTACACGGGCCTGCCGCCCGGACCCATCGGCAGTCCGGGCAAGGTGGCCCTGGCGGCCGTGCTGAATCCCGCGCGCTGCGACTACCTCTACTTTGTCTCACGCGGCGACGGCAGCCACGATTTCTCCGTCAGTTACGGCGAGCACCTGCGCGCCCGACAGGCCCTGGACGCCCTGCGCGCGCGGCTGGACGCCGGCGAACTGGCCGACAGCGCCAGCCAGCTGGAATCGGCGGCCCGGCTGGAACAGGCGGCCGCGGCGCGGGACAGCGGTCTGGGACGGCGCACTCCCTGA